In Helianthus annuus cultivar XRQ/B chromosome 8, HanXRQr2.0-SUNRISE, whole genome shotgun sequence, a single genomic region encodes these proteins:
- the LOC110871034 gene encoding uncharacterized protein LOC110871034, translating into MDKFKKFATTIWKGEYGVFLKTVGETENLFGSMRYNIKHRSAFDGIEGHVAILLANSHYLPHGGEIRVVELFSEMYYLIPFAGIPKQNVTMEIKGRSMRLSEKAHVRKPAGTTELVAELMLPEPMEEEYSRSDYSIRWYHNELVVRVFKYKNRVMKVVADFDGKKDVIEEDVVDFFDGEN; encoded by the exons ATGGACAAATTCAAGAAATTTGCTACTACGATTTGGAAGGGAGAGTACGGTGTTTTCCTTAAAACAGTTGGAGAGACCGAGAATCTTTTTGGATCTA TGAGGTACAACATTAAACACCGTTCAGCTTTTGATGGTATCGAAGGCCATGTTGCAATCTTATTGGCGAACTCACATTATCTTCCCCACGGTGGAGAAATCCGGGTAGTGGAACTTTTCTCCGAGATGTACTATCTTATTCCTTTTGCAGGAATCCCAAAACAAAATGTTACCATGGAAATCAAGGGAAGGTCGATGCGGCTTTCGGAGAAAGCTCATGTTAGGAAGCCGGCCGGTACAACGGAGTTAGTGGCAGAACTAATGCTGCCTGAGCCGATGGAGGAGGAGTATAGTCGGTCAGACTATAGCATTCGTTGGTATCACAACGAACTCGTCGTTCgggtttttaaatataaaaatcgCGTGATGAAAGTGGTGGCTGATTTCGATGGCAAGAAAGATGTGATCGAAGAGGATGTGGTAGACTTCTTTGATGGAGAGAATTGA
- the LOC110872640 gene encoding 7-deoxyloganetic acid glucosyltransferase-like — protein MDQQNNTLQPHVLIFPLPFQGPVNCALKLAELLCLSGIRVTFLNTEHIHRPLLRHTQVLSRFSRYPNFRFETIPDGLEHENPVSGDRFMEVMDAVDVVTKPLFREMMFSGRLSRKADRPVTVMIPDACFSFAVDIAIEASIPVICFETIGPGALWTSYLNLPTLIEAGDVPFKGNDLDQLITSVPGTEHIIRKRDLDSFCRFKDLSNPGIEFILKKAHIVPRAQGLILNTFEELDSVVLPHMRKLCPNIYTIGPMHSLHKTKLMANTKLSPQETTVSNSVWKEDKTCLSWLDKHDPKTVIYVSIGSLAIMTVEQLIEIWYGVVNSGKPFLWVRRPGSITSAYDESQVPTELLERTKEIGCIVEWAPQEDVLAHPAIGGFLTHSGWNSTMESIVEGVPMVCWPYFGDQQTNSRFVGEVWKTGIDLKDTCDRLGIEKAVRDIMDSKHKLYTQAANTWENAAKESISMTGSSSIQLARLIDDILAMSLTNL, from the exons ATGGATCAACAAAACAACACTCTCCAACCTCATGTACTGATCTTCCCCTTACCATTTCAAGGCCCGGTTAACTGTGCTCTCAAGTTAGCCGAGCTCCTATGTCTTTCGGGCATCCGTGTCACCTTCCTCAACACCGAACACATCCACCGCCCTCTTCTCCGCCACACCCAGGTGCTGTCCCGGTTCAGCCGCTACCCCAACTTCAGATTCGAGACGATTCCTGATGGACTTGAGCATGAAAATCCGGTCTCTGGAGACCGGTTCATGGAAGTGATGGATGCTGTAGATGTGGTCACTAAACCTCTTTTCCGGGAAATGATGTTTTCGGGTAGGCTGAGTCGTAAAGCGGATAGGCCGGTGACTGTGATGATACCGGATGCTTGCTTCAGTTTTGCGGTGGATATAGCGATAGAGGCATCGATTCCAGTGATTTGCTTCGAGACCATAGGTCCAGGCGCCTTGTGGACTTCATACTTGAATCTTCCTACCCTTATTGAAGCAGGAGATGTCCCCTTCAAAG GAAATGATCTAGACCAATTGATAACAAGTGTGCCAGGAACAGAACATATTATCCGAAAACGCGATCTTGATAGCTTTTGTCGTTTCAAAGACTTGTCGAACCCGGGTATTGAATTCATCTTAAAAAAAGCTCACATAGTTCCTCGAGCTCAAGGTCTCATACTCAACACGTTTGAAGAGTTGGATAGTGTTGTACTCCCACACATGCGGAAACTTTGTCCAAATATTTACACCATAGGCCCAATGCACTCTCTCCACAAAACTAAACTTATGGCCAACACAAAACTATCACCCCAAGAAACCACGGTTTCTAACAGTGTTTGGAAGGAAGATAAAACTTGTTTGTCATGGCTCGATAAACACGACCCAAAAACTGTCATTTATGTCAGCATAGGGAGTCTTGCAATCATGACAGTCGAGCAACTAATTGAAATATGGTATGGTGTGGTTAATAGTGGAAAACCCTTTTTATGGGTGAGACGGCCCGGGTCAATCACTAGTGCTTATGATGAGTCTCAGGTTCCGACTGAGCTTCTGGAGCGTACAAAAGAAATCGGGTGTATAGTAGAATGGGCTCCACAAGAAGATGTACTTGCTCATCCGGCTATTGGTGGTTTTTTGACACATAGCGGATGGAACTCCACTATGGAGAGTATAGTGGAGGGTGTACCCATGGTTTGTTGGCCATATTTTGGGGACCAACAAACCAATAGTCGTTTTGTGGGAGAGGTATGGAAAACGGGAATAGACCTGAAAGATACTTGTGATCGGTTGGGAATTGAAAAGGCAGTGAGGGACATTATGGACTCGAAACATAAATTATATACACAAGCTGCAAATACTTGGGAAAATGCTGCTAAAGAGTCGATAAGTATGACTGGTTCATCATCTATTCAATTGGCTCGGTTGATTGATGATATTTTAGCAATGAGCTTGACTAATCTGTAA
- the LOC110871035 gene encoding 7-deoxyloganetic acid glucosyltransferase-like — protein sequence MVWCGVVNSGKPFLWVRRPGSIIGGYDESWVPAELLERTKEFGCIVEWVPQEDVLAHPAVGGFLTHSGWNSTMESIAKGVPMVCWPYFGDQQTNSRFVGEVWKMGVDLKDTCDRLGIEKAVRDIMDSKHTLFTQAANTWANVAKESISKTGSSSIQLGRLIDDILAMSLTNL from the coding sequence ATGGTATGGTGTGGTGTTGTTAACAGTGGAAAACCCTTTTTATGGGTAAGACGGCCCGGGTCAATCATTGGTGGGTATGACGAGTCTTGGGTTCCAGCTGAGCTACTAGAGCGTACGAAAGAATTTGGGTGTATAGTAGAATGGGTTCCACAAGAAGATGTACTCGCCCATCCAGCCGTAGGTGGGTTTTTGACACATAGTGGATGGAACTCGACTATGGAAAGTATTGCAAAGGGTGTGCCCATGGTTTGTTGGCCATATTTTGGGGACCAACAAACCAATAGTCGGTTTGTGGGAGAGGTATGGAAAATGGGAGTAGACTTGAAAGATACATGTGATCGATTGGGAATTGAAAAGGCAGTGAGGGACATTATGGACTCGAAACATACTTTATTTACACAAGCTGCAAATACTTGGGCAAATGTTGCTAAAGAGTCGATAAGTAAGACGGGTTCATCATCTATTCAATTGGGTCGGTTGATTGATGATATTTTAGCAATGAGCTTGACTAATCTGTAA